A region of Candidatus Acidiferrales bacterium DNA encodes the following proteins:
- a CDS encoding MBL fold metallo-hydrolase gives MRIGSNTLLALETGHFYLDGGAMFGVVPKPLWSKTNPADDRNRIDLALRVLLIMNDKQRIMVDTGIGEGWNDKFIDIYGVDHSKSALQTSLRKINLTAEDITDVILTHLHFDHVGGATFTDNDGSIKPTFPNANYYVQKKHYEWATKPSEKDQASFVKEKYLPLYRQGRLKLLDGETELFPGIFIRLSDGHTVAQQTVLVTDGKKTLYHPGDMIPTSSHVPLPFIMGYDNFPLITLEEKKSILARAVEQNWVVFFEHDPKCAASTVEKTEKGFRAGNPVGLSEGTD, from the coding sequence ATGCGTATAGGTAGCAATACATTGTTAGCCCTTGAGACCGGGCATTTTTATCTCGATGGCGGCGCGATGTTTGGGGTCGTCCCGAAACCTCTCTGGAGCAAAACAAATCCTGCCGACGACAGAAATCGAATCGACCTTGCTCTGAGGGTCCTGCTCATAATGAACGACAAGCAGCGGATCATGGTTGACACTGGAATCGGGGAAGGATGGAACGATAAGTTTATCGATATATACGGTGTCGATCACTCGAAAAGTGCTCTTCAAACTTCATTGAGGAAAATTAACCTAACGGCGGAGGATATCACGGATGTTATCTTGACCCATCTTCATTTCGACCACGTCGGCGGCGCAACTTTTACGGATAACGACGGATCAATTAAGCCAACATTCCCAAACGCAAATTATTATGTTCAGAAGAAGCATTATGAATGGGCGACGAAGCCTTCCGAAAAAGATCAAGCGAGTTTTGTCAAAGAGAAATATCTGCCGCTTTATCGTCAGGGCAGATTGAAACTGCTCGACGGAGAGACAGAATTATTTCCGGGGATATTCATACGACTTTCCGACGGCCATACGGTCGCGCAGCAGACGGTTCTGGTCACGGATGGGAAAAAAACTCTTTACCATCCCGGCGACATGATTCCGACATCCTCGCACGTTCCTCTTCCGTTCATTATGGGCTATGATAACTTCCCGCTGATAACGCTTGAAGAGAAGAAGAGTATTCTTGCTCGCGCTGTCGAACAAAACTGGGTAGTCTTCTTTGAGCATGATCCGAAGTGTGCCGCTTCAACCGTCGAAAAAACAGAAAAGGGATTCAGGGCGGGAAACCCTGTCGGTCTGAGCGAAGGTACGGATTAG
- a CDS encoding YfhL family 4Fe-4S dicluster ferredoxin — MATMITEECINCGACEPECPNTAIYAGGVEWELFGEKKPPVSNDFYYIVPEKCTECVGHHEQEQCAAVCPVDCCVPDPNHVESEEELFARAVKLNPELAGLELVGANSKYRK, encoded by the coding sequence ATGGCTACGATGATCACTGAAGAGTGCATTAACTGCGGCGCGTGTGAGCCGGAATGCCCTAACACAGCGATTTATGCGGGCGGCGTCGAGTGGGAACTCTTCGGCGAAAAAAAACCACCGGTCTCGAATGATTTTTATTACATCGTTCCGGAAAAATGCACCGAATGCGTTGGGCACCATGAACAGGAGCAATGCGCGGCAGTTTGCCCTGTCGATTGCTGCGTCCCTGACCCGAATCATGTTGAATCGGAAGAAGAACTTTTTGCCCGTGCGGTGAAATTGAATCCGGAACTTGCAGGTCTCGAGCTTGTTGGGGCTAATTCTAAATACCGCAAGTAA
- a CDS encoding SLBB domain-containing protein, translated as MSKSIHFLFFALPMVASAQITFPGGLTPQQIQQRAAQMGYSVDTAQIKQVEQAQLEATPGKSATAQAESLSVPSYPFSKQYYFVPAFRGRSGADTLNAFGYNVFTYSPTTFQPAMNVPTPTDYIIGPGDEVIISLWGETQLVQDIVVSKNGDIYIPNVGLVEVNGLTMNQLRDRLYDRLSKVYSSLRTNAKGSTSTHMNVSTGQLRSVKVYVIGEVAKPGGYTFPALSSAFTALYYSGGPNINGSLRNVEVVRGGKIISSIDMYNYLVKGDQSEDVRLNDGDIVFVPPVGKRAAMTGSVFRPAIYEMKKGENLGDLLRFAAGLTFDSYFQRVHIERIIPFDERRQYRNNLLSMDVNFDSVGGLMESRFELDDGDVVTIPSINNVPENRVSVGGDVRQPGVYELLGHGMRVSDLLMKADSVFPDAFLNKALLIRTLSNEKKVMLSMNLGKAMQGDPDNNIELVNRDSLYIFRDTAFFPTRKVEIFGNVKKPGKYDRYQDMTLTDLIIIAGGLDDSATTENVEVTRLDTLSSNVYASRFTVNMPNDYWNVNDSSDFKLQDYDRVLVKPDTAREYEKVVDITGEVVFPGSYTILHRGEKLSEFVRRAGGYRNSAYTDGIYVLRSNPLLTSLRPMRISDTAMVRIYQGQPLIDRTQFNAEFGNRIPISWSDIRKDSLSIYNLELKPGDTLVVPRDPGTVSVVGDVGLPSTVPYKAGAGLGYYVKQAGGYTTTSAQGDEVVILPNGKKWEQSGFFLIPDPEILSGSTIYIPSYIKQPSSDIWPLIRDVITVVSSTAVLIFTVSKL; from the coding sequence ATGAGCAAGTCGATCCATTTTCTATTTTTTGCGCTACCGATGGTTGCTTCGGCGCAGATCACTTTCCCGGGCGGCCTCACGCCTCAGCAAATTCAACAGCGAGCCGCGCAGATGGGCTATAGCGTAGATACGGCTCAGATAAAACAGGTTGAGCAAGCTCAGTTGGAGGCAACTCCCGGCAAATCTGCGACCGCTCAAGCGGAGTCTTTGTCTGTTCCATCCTATCCGTTCTCAAAACAGTATTATTTTGTTCCGGCTTTCAGAGGTAGATCGGGCGCAGACACTCTTAATGCTTTCGGTTATAATGTATTTACCTATTCACCGACCACTTTCCAACCTGCTATGAATGTCCCCACTCCAACGGATTATATCATCGGTCCAGGGGATGAGGTGATAATATCATTATGGGGTGAGACCCAGCTTGTGCAGGATATCGTCGTCTCGAAGAACGGTGACATTTATATACCTAACGTCGGTCTTGTGGAAGTGAACGGACTGACGATGAATCAATTGCGCGACAGACTCTATGACAGGTTATCGAAGGTTTATTCCTCTTTGCGAACAAATGCCAAGGGGAGCACCAGTACTCACATGAATGTTTCAACCGGACAATTGAGGAGTGTAAAAGTCTATGTCATAGGCGAGGTTGCCAAACCGGGAGGCTATACTTTTCCGGCTCTTTCATCCGCATTCACTGCGCTTTACTATTCCGGCGGACCGAACATAAACGGAAGTTTGAGAAATGTGGAGGTTGTTCGTGGTGGGAAAATCATATCCAGCATAGATATGTATAATTATTTGGTGAAAGGCGATCAATCTGAAGACGTGAGATTGAACGACGGAGATATAGTATTTGTTCCACCGGTAGGAAAGCGTGCAGCCATGACAGGGAGCGTGTTCAGGCCTGCGATTTACGAGATGAAGAAGGGTGAAAATCTCGGTGATCTATTGAGATTTGCAGCCGGACTCACTTTTGATTCATATTTCCAGCGGGTGCATATTGAGAGGATAATTCCATTCGATGAGCGCCGGCAGTATCGAAATAATTTACTGAGTATGGACGTGAATTTTGATAGTGTTGGCGGCCTCATGGAAAGTCGCTTTGAACTCGACGACGGCGATGTAGTTACGATACCGTCGATCAACAATGTCCCTGAAAACAGGGTCAGTGTTGGAGGAGATGTAAGGCAGCCCGGCGTTTATGAACTATTAGGTCATGGTATGAGGGTCAGCGATCTCTTGATGAAAGCCGATAGCGTTTTCCCGGATGCTTTTCTGAACAAGGCGCTGCTAATCAGAACGCTTTCAAATGAGAAGAAAGTTATGTTGTCAATGAACCTTGGCAAGGCAATGCAGGGCGATCCTGACAATAATATTGAACTTGTGAATCGAGATTCACTTTACATTTTTAGAGACACTGCCTTTTTCCCTACGAGAAAAGTAGAAATCTTTGGAAATGTAAAGAAGCCTGGGAAATATGATAGATATCAGGATATGACTTTGACCGACCTGATTATTATTGCCGGAGGACTTGACGATTCAGCAACCACTGAAAACGTAGAGGTTACGAGGCTCGACACTTTAAGTTCAAATGTTTACGCATCTAGATTCACAGTCAACATGCCGAATGATTACTGGAATGTGAACGATAGCAGCGATTTTAAACTTCAAGATTACGATCGAGTGTTAGTGAAGCCTGATACGGCGCGAGAATATGAAAAAGTTGTTGATATCACCGGTGAAGTAGTCTTCCCGGGGTCATATACGATTCTACATCGAGGAGAAAAGCTAAGTGAGTTTGTAAGGCGAGCCGGTGGATATAGAAACAGCGCCTATACGGATGGGATATATGTATTGAGGAGTAATCCACTCCTGACGTCATTGCGTCCCATGAGGATTTCAGACACCGCCATGGTGAGGATTTACCAAGGGCAGCCCTTGATCGATAGAACTCAGTTCAATGCGGAGTTCGGGAATAGAATTCCAATTTCATGGAGCGACATAAGAAAAGATTCGTTGTCAATTTACAATTTGGAATTGAAGCCTGGCGACACCTTGGTAGTTCCGAGAGACCCGGGCACCGTCAGCGTGGTGGGCGATGTCGGACTTCCATCTACTGTGCCGTACAAAGCCGGCGCGGGTTTGGGTTATTACGTCAAGCAAGCCGGCGGTTACACAACGACCTCTGCTCAAGGTGATGAAGTTGTCATTCTTCCCAATGGGAAAAAGTGGGAACAATCCGGATTTTTCTTGATCCCCGATCCGGAAATACTCTCCGGCTCCACGATATATATCCCGTCTTATATTAAGCAGCCATCTTCGGACATTTGGCCGTTGATAAGGGATGTAATCACCGTCGTAAGCTCGACGGCAGTGCTGATATTCACAGTAAGCAAACTGTGA
- a CDS encoding Rieske (2Fe-2S) protein, translated as MDKFIKVAALSELIESKGIVRKLGDDEIALVKLDGHISAFINVCPHQHTPLVDKSGGQIAGENLTCPMHGWTYDLRTGKSVDVPSYSHNEAGFQDINISERDISHTANMITSGKSGKLKMLGVKIESGCVFVRKVPGDFPW; from the coding sequence ATGGATAAATTCATAAAAGTCGCAGCATTGTCGGAATTGATTGAAAGCAAGGGCATCGTGCGAAAACTGGGTGATGATGAGATCGCACTGGTAAAATTGGACGGACATATTTCAGCATTCATAAATGTCTGTCCTCATCAACATACACCACTCGTCGACAAGTCCGGCGGACAAATCGCTGGAGAAAATCTCACTTGTCCGATGCATGGGTGGACGTATGACCTCAGGACAGGAAAAAGTGTTGACGTGCCGTCTTACAGTCACAACGAAGCGGGATTCCAAGATATAAACATTTCCGAACGGGACATCTCGCACACCGCAAATATGATAACGAGCGGAAAGAGTGGCAAATTGAAAATGCTCGGCGTAAAGATTGAAAGCGGCTGCGTCTTTGTCAGAAAAGTGCCGGGCGATTTTCCTTGGTGA